The Ammoniphilus oxalaticus genome contains a region encoding:
- the recN gene encoding DNA repair protein RecN: MIVELTIKNVAVIKEVTIRFQRGLNILTGETGAGKSILIDSIGLLLGGRGSAEYVRYGEKKAEIEALFELDDEQPALELLGGLGIEPPEDRILILKREVSAQGRSICRVNGQLVTLATLREIGPWLVNIHGQHQHQSLMMTDRHLDWLDAFAGEELKSVYEEYRQVYRRYRIAKQEWERFAKNEAQLAQRQDMLTFQLQEITEAELSPLEDEELVKEKSRLMHSEKLFSGLDDAYMALTAEQASLDWVGLALSHLESIAELDEPLREMFAQTESAFYQLEETARSLRDYRDQIEFDPNRLNQIENRLVEIQRLKRKYGVDVEEILEYAAQIEDELDTLLNREERLTMMERKVTDLAKDLALEALELSTQRRKAADLLAQQIENQLQDLQMDKAKFAVDVRQQVDPQGIDFVDQKVKVTSTGADFVEFMIAANPGEPLRPVAKVASGGELSRIMLGMKATLAELEPTETLIFDEIDTGVSGRAAQAIAEKLVAVSRHKQVLCITHLPQMACMADAHFSIMKETTEDQTQTKVTYLEDEQQVAELARLLGGVEVTETTREHAREMMRMARENKRKQVILM, encoded by the coding sequence ATGATTGTTGAACTTACGATAAAAAATGTGGCTGTCATTAAAGAGGTCACGATTCGGTTTCAACGCGGGCTGAACATTTTGACAGGGGAAACAGGGGCCGGTAAATCGATTCTCATTGATTCCATTGGACTGCTGCTTGGCGGCAGAGGATCGGCTGAATATGTGCGTTATGGGGAAAAAAAGGCGGAGATCGAAGCGTTGTTTGAACTCGACGATGAGCAACCCGCGCTTGAATTATTGGGTGGATTAGGCATTGAGCCGCCAGAGGATCGTATTTTAATTTTGAAGCGGGAAGTATCAGCTCAAGGTCGAAGCATTTGTCGTGTGAATGGACAACTTGTGACGTTGGCCACGCTACGGGAAATCGGACCGTGGTTGGTCAATATCCATGGGCAACATCAACATCAATCATTGATGATGACGGACCGTCATTTGGACTGGCTTGACGCGTTTGCGGGCGAAGAACTTAAGTCTGTTTATGAAGAATATAGGCAAGTGTATCGACGATACCGAATTGCGAAACAAGAGTGGGAGCGTTTTGCGAAAAATGAAGCGCAGTTAGCTCAACGGCAAGATATGCTGACCTTTCAGCTGCAAGAAATTACGGAAGCGGAACTAAGTCCGTTGGAAGATGAGGAGCTCGTCAAAGAAAAAAGTCGTTTGATGCATAGTGAAAAACTTTTTTCCGGATTAGATGATGCCTACATGGCTTTAACGGCTGAACAAGCCTCATTGGATTGGGTCGGACTGGCCCTGTCCCATTTGGAAAGTATTGCAGAGCTTGATGAGCCGCTTAGGGAAATGTTCGCTCAGACTGAATCCGCTTTTTATCAGTTAGAGGAAACGGCCCGAAGTTTGCGCGACTATCGGGATCAGATCGAGTTTGATCCGAATCGGTTAAATCAAATTGAAAATCGGTTAGTTGAGATTCAGCGTCTGAAGCGTAAGTATGGCGTGGATGTCGAAGAAATTTTGGAGTATGCGGCCCAGATTGAAGATGAATTAGATACATTGCTCAACCGTGAAGAACGCTTAACGATGATGGAAAGAAAAGTAACAGATCTAGCGAAAGATTTAGCATTGGAAGCATTGGAATTGTCCACGCAACGACGCAAAGCAGCCGATTTGCTGGCTCAACAAATCGAAAACCAGTTGCAGGATTTGCAAATGGATAAGGCTAAGTTTGCTGTTGACGTTCGCCAGCAAGTGGACCCGCAGGGCATTGATTTTGTCGATCAAAAAGTGAAGGTGACGTCGACAGGCGCGGATTTTGTTGAATTTATGATTGCGGCTAACCCTGGTGAACCGTTGCGGCCCGTCGCTAAAGTGGCATCAGGCGGAGAACTTTCGCGGATCATGCTGGGCATGAAAGCTACTTTAGCGGAACTGGAACCAACGGAAACGTTAATTTTTGACGAAATCGATACGGGTGTCAGTGGAAGAGCTGCTCAAGCGATTGCGGAAAAGTTGGTCGCTGTGTCTCGTCATAAGCAGGTATTGTGTATTACACATTTACCGCAGATGGCTTGTATGGCAGATGCTCATTTTTCGATCATGAAAGAGACGACGGAAGATCAGACGCAAACGAAAGTGACCTATTTAGAAGATGAACAGCAGGTCGCCGAATTGGCGCGTCTGCTTGGCGGGGTTGAAGTGACGGAAACGACACGTGAGCATGCTAGAGAAATGATGCGAATGGCGAGGGAAAACAAACGAAAACAGGTTATCCTAATGTAA
- a CDS encoding TlyA family RNA methyltransferase, whose product MSKKERIDVLLVKQGFFSSREKAQAAIMAGLVLVNDERCDKAGTKVDEASHIRLKGEVHPYVSRGGLKLEKAIEVFDLSLEQAVVLDIGASTGGFTDCALQNGAKQVYAIDVGYGQLDWKLRSDERVIVMERTNFRHLEPTDLKGEAPNFSVIDVSFISLKIILPVLARFLPSGGQVVALVKPQFEAGRDSVGKNGVVRDPQVHFEVLQAMITFVTSNGYEVKGLDYSPITGGEGNIEFLLHLERVAQAAPLTIDKQQIEQLVAKASQKLT is encoded by the coding sequence ATGAGTAAAAAGGAACGAATCGATGTGCTGCTCGTCAAACAGGGCTTCTTTTCCAGTCGGGAGAAAGCGCAAGCGGCGATTATGGCGGGGCTTGTGCTTGTCAATGATGAGCGATGCGATAAAGCCGGCACAAAGGTGGACGAGGCCTCTCACATCCGATTGAAGGGTGAGGTGCATCCTTACGTTAGTCGCGGTGGACTCAAACTCGAAAAGGCGATTGAAGTGTTTGATTTATCGCTTGAACAAGCCGTCGTGCTCGACATCGGGGCCTCGACAGGCGGGTTCACGGATTGCGCTCTGCAAAATGGGGCGAAGCAAGTGTATGCGATTGATGTTGGATACGGTCAACTCGATTGGAAATTACGCTCGGATGAGCGTGTGATCGTGATGGAACGGACCAATTTCCGCCATCTGGAACCGACGGATTTAAAGGGGGAAGCGCCGAATTTTAGCGTGATTGACGTCTCCTTTATTTCCCTGAAAATCATCCTGCCGGTCTTAGCGCGGTTTTTGCCCTCTGGGGGGCAGGTGGTTGCACTTGTGAAACCACAGTTTGAAGCGGGCCGAGATTCGGTTGGAAAAAATGGGGTTGTGCGCGATCCGCAGGTTCATTTTGAAGTGTTGCAAGCGATGATTACGTTTGTGACATCGAATGGCTACGAAGTGAAAGGATTGGATTACTCGCCGATCACCGGCGGTGAAGGAAATATTGAGTTTTTATTACATTTAGAGCGAGTGGCGCAAGCGGCTCCTCTTACAATTGATAAACAACAGATTGAGCAGCTCGTTGCGAAAGCGAGCCAAAAACTGACTTAA
- a CDS encoding polyprenyl synthetase family protein, whose translation MKESFQLQDYLTEKKQRLERALPDYLPTSGVPPLLKESMEYSLHAGGKRIRPILIFATLESFGKDPMIGMPVACAVEMIHTYSLIHDDLPAMDDDDFRRGKPTNHKQYGEATALLAGDGLLTEAFRTVCGLDQLGVESKTILKVVRELSRYAGPQGMVGGQMADLLGEGKQLQLAELQYIHQHKTADLLIFCIRAGAHLSGANKEQLELLTTFGRNIGLAFQIQDDLLDIFGEESKLGKPVGSDEASDKSTYPALLGLEETNRQLDQLIAEAKSALNQTGINVEILHALADFIVQRDR comes from the coding sequence GTGAAGGAATCATTTCAGCTGCAAGACTATTTAACAGAGAAAAAACAACGCCTTGAGCGGGCATTACCTGACTACTTACCGACGTCGGGCGTCCCCCCATTATTGAAAGAGTCGATGGAGTACTCGCTGCATGCGGGTGGAAAACGGATCCGTCCGATCCTCATTTTTGCGACGTTAGAGTCGTTTGGCAAAGACCCGATGATCGGCATGCCTGTTGCTTGCGCCGTTGAAATGATTCATACGTACTCATTGATACACGATGATTTACCAGCGATGGACGATGACGATTTTCGTCGGGGAAAACCGACTAATCATAAGCAATACGGGGAAGCCACTGCGTTGTTGGCGGGGGATGGACTGTTGACTGAAGCGTTTCGAACTGTTTGCGGTTTGGATCAGCTTGGCGTTGAGTCGAAAACGATTTTAAAAGTTGTCCGTGAACTATCGCGTTACGCGGGCCCGCAGGGGATGGTCGGGGGACAAATGGCCGATTTATTAGGCGAAGGCAAACAACTGCAACTCGCAGAGCTTCAATATATTCATCAACATAAAACAGCTGATTTACTTATCTTTTGCATTCGAGCAGGGGCTCATTTGAGCGGAGCGAATAAAGAGCAACTGGAATTGCTTACGACATTTGGCCGCAACATCGGACTTGCTTTTCAAATTCAAGACGATCTGTTGGATATTTTCGGCGAAGAATCGAAGTTGGGTAAACCGGTTGGCAGCGACGAAGCGAGCGACAAATCTACCTATCCGGCTTTGCTCGGTTTAGAGGAAACCAACCGACAATTAGATCAGCTGATCGCCGAAGCAAAATCGGCCTTAAATCAAACCGGGATTAACGTTGAAATCTTACATGCGTTAGCCGATTTTATCGTCCAGCGGGATCGTTAA
- a CDS encoding NAD(+)/NADH kinase, translated as MKTVGMVVNQSKPGAIEFAKGLIQLLEDKGIKVLIEPFVGEYVKRDDLAIPLHEFHQQAECVFVLGGDGTLLGVAREFSVHNIPLLGINLGNLGFLSEAEPDHLPDVIDKINRGDYYLEKRMMIQAELIQNGMTKAVYHALNDICIAKGTFSRIINCAVHVGDQYVSTFNGDGMIVSTPTGSTAYSLSAGGPIVSPSIHAILLTPIAPHSLSVRPMVLAIEQEIRITVSATHEDMGLTVDGQLGIRLQVGDQIVLKKSPYKTSLIKWKERSFFDVVRKKLMGDQA; from the coding sequence GTGAAAACGGTTGGTATGGTAGTGAATCAGAGCAAACCAGGAGCGATTGAATTCGCTAAGGGTCTAATCCAGCTTTTAGAAGACAAAGGTATAAAAGTGTTGATTGAACCTTTTGTAGGAGAATACGTCAAAAGGGACGACCTTGCTATTCCGCTCCATGAATTTCATCAACAGGCAGAATGTGTTTTTGTGTTAGGCGGGGATGGGACGTTACTCGGTGTCGCTCGAGAATTTTCCGTTCACAATATACCTTTGTTAGGGATCAACCTTGGGAATCTCGGGTTTCTGTCCGAAGCGGAACCTGATCATTTACCGGATGTGATTGATAAGATTAACCGTGGCGATTATTATTTGGAAAAAAGAATGATGATCCAAGCAGAGCTTATTCAGAATGGAATGACAAAGGCGGTCTATCATGCCTTAAACGATATATGTATCGCAAAAGGAACATTCAGTCGGATTATTAATTGCGCGGTACATGTGGGCGATCAATATGTTTCCACTTTTAACGGAGATGGAATGATCGTTTCTACACCGACGGGTTCCACGGCCTATTCATTGTCCGCCGGAGGACCGATTGTTTCGCCATCGATCCATGCCATTTTATTAACGCCGATTGCTCCACATTCGTTATCAGTAAGGCCGATGGTGCTCGCGATTGAACAAGAAATACGGATTACGGTCTCTGCAACGCATGAAGACATGGGACTGACGGTGGATGGACAATTAGGTATTCGTTTACAAGTCGGTGATCAAATCGTGTTGAAAAAATCTCCTTATAAAACGTCATTAATTAAATGGAAAGAGCGCAGTTTCTTTGACGTTGTACGAAAAAAGCTGATGGGGGATCAAGCATGA
- the ahrC gene encoding transcriptional regulator AhrC/ArgR, producing MSKGQRHIKIREIIANHDIETQDELVHMLKELGYNVTQATVSRDIKELHLVKVPTQDGHYKYSLPADQRFNPQQKLKRTLMDSFISIDQADNLLIMKTMPGNAHAVGALIDNLDWQELLGTICGDDTILIICRNGAGANETSQRFLDML from the coding sequence ATGAGCAAAGGACAACGACATATAAAGATAAGGGAAATTATTGCGAATCATGATATCGAAACACAAGATGAACTGGTTCATATGTTAAAAGAGTTAGGTTATAACGTGACACAGGCGACGGTATCGAGAGATATTAAGGAATTGCATCTCGTAAAAGTGCCGACGCAAGATGGGCATTATAAATATTCGCTGCCGGCAGACCAACGTTTTAACCCACAACAAAAGTTGAAACGAACGTTGATGGACAGCTTTATTAGTATTGATCAAGCGGATAATTTATTAATCATGAAAACAATGCCAGGGAACGCTCACGCGGTCGGCGCTTTGATTGATAACCTGGATTGGCAAGAGTTATTAGGCACGATTTGCGGCGATGATACGATCCTCATTATTTGCCGTAACGGGGCAGGCGCCAATGAAACTTCTCAAAGATTTTTAGACATGCTCTAA
- the spoIVB gene encoding SpoIVB peptidase, which translates to MTQQPKKKWLGFMLLVLSVCTFYSTPFQEFASLPNEIRLFKGSVEQLKFSMPFTGSVTASNPDVVDVNGLAASKAEVNYRSPVTINSKQTGETELQLKVANVPIKTVKVNVLDDFKIYPGGQSIGVQLQTAGVLVVGHHLVDTGGEKASPGETSKIKVGDTILKINGKPIREMKEVGNMVKQAGENNKPLSILVARGGEQLELELTPAYDAKDKAYRMGLYIRDSAAGVGTLTFYDPISKKYGALGHVISDVDTGKPIVVGGGHIIQSRVTSIERGTNGAPGEKFAIFKDENDKLGTITKNSPFGIFGKMTKYPENNMVKEPLPIALSEQVEEGPAHIYTVVDGQKVEKYEIEIVNVIQQRFPATKGMIIKVTDPKLLEKTGGIVQGMSGSPIIQKGKLVGAVTHVFVNDPTSGYGLFIEWMLHDAGIDLHGNKKELKAS; encoded by the coding sequence TTGACGCAACAACCAAAGAAAAAATGGCTAGGGTTTATGTTATTAGTTCTTTCTGTCTGTACCTTTTATTCCACGCCTTTTCAGGAATTTGCTTCTCTTCCCAATGAAATTCGCCTGTTCAAAGGCTCGGTGGAGCAATTAAAGTTTTCTATGCCTTTCACCGGAAGTGTTACTGCGAGTAATCCCGATGTCGTCGACGTAAATGGGTTGGCTGCGTCTAAAGCTGAAGTGAATTATCGATCTCCTGTCACGATTAACTCAAAGCAGACGGGAGAAACCGAACTACAGTTAAAAGTAGCGAATGTACCCATTAAAACAGTCAAAGTCAACGTGTTAGATGATTTTAAAATTTACCCAGGAGGTCAATCGATTGGCGTGCAATTGCAGACTGCTGGCGTGCTTGTCGTTGGCCACCACTTAGTAGATACGGGTGGAGAAAAAGCTTCCCCGGGTGAAACATCCAAAATAAAAGTGGGGGATACAATCCTTAAGATCAACGGAAAACCAATCCGTGAGATGAAAGAGGTTGGCAACATGGTCAAACAAGCAGGTGAAAACAACAAACCTCTTTCGATCTTAGTCGCGCGCGGTGGTGAGCAGCTAGAACTTGAATTGACTCCCGCCTATGACGCTAAAGATAAAGCCTATAGGATGGGGCTTTATATACGAGATAGCGCGGCGGGTGTAGGGACCCTTACTTTCTATGATCCAATTAGTAAAAAATACGGCGCGTTAGGTCATGTTATTTCTGATGTTGATACAGGTAAACCGATTGTCGTTGGCGGTGGTCACATTATTCAATCGCGCGTCACATCCATTGAACGCGGAACCAATGGGGCGCCAGGAGAAAAATTTGCTATATTTAAAGATGAGAACGATAAATTGGGAACGATTACGAAAAATTCCCCATTTGGAATTTTTGGGAAAATGACCAAGTATCCAGAAAACAACATGGTGAAAGAGCCATTACCGATCGCGTTATCGGAACAAGTTGAAGAAGGGCCCGCGCACATTTACACAGTTGTTGATGGGCAGAAAGTCGAGAAATACGAAATTGAAATCGTCAATGTCATCCAACAACGTTTTCCCGCGACAAAAGGAATGATTATTAAAGTGACAGATCCTAAACTGTTGGAAAAAACGGGCGGAATTGTACAAGGAATGAGCGGTAGCCCGATCATCCAAAAAGGCAAGCTCGTGGGAGCGGTCACGCATGTGTTTGTCAATGATCCCACATCCGGGTACGGTTTATTTATTGAATGGATGTTGCATGACGCGGGCATTGATCTTCATGGCAATAAAAAGGAACTCAAGGCTAGTTAA
- a CDS encoding YxcD family protein produces METIKLSEQDIVNAICLHTADKKQVEPQEVEVELLWDEQYGFSSEIYTHGRKQVLIEANMLEAIRFWIDRELQRDPFSAGIQLQLEDEEGIVAYLRY; encoded by the coding sequence ATGGAGACCATAAAGCTTTCTGAACAAGACATTGTGAATGCGATTTGCCTTCACACTGCTGATAAAAAGCAAGTTGAACCGCAAGAAGTCGAAGTCGAACTCTTATGGGATGAACAATACGGGTTTTCCTCCGAAATATACACGCATGGCAGAAAGCAAGTGTTGATTGAGGCGAATATGCTTGAGGCCATCCGTTTTTGGATCGATCGTGAATTACAACGCGATCCCTTCTCTGCGGGAATTCAGTTGCAATTAGAAGATGAAGAAGGAATCGTCGCTTATCTTCGCTATTAA
- the xseB gene encoding exodeoxyribonuclease VII small subunit: MEKSDLLALTFEEAIKRLEDVVDTLESGEVPLEKAIDLFQDGMLLSQVCNQKLEIVEQKIETLLEGNDGLEVKSIELEEER; this comes from the coding sequence ATGGAAAAAAGTGATTTGCTTGCCTTAACTTTTGAGGAAGCGATCAAACGACTAGAAGATGTCGTTGATACGCTTGAATCAGGGGAAGTTCCATTAGAAAAAGCGATTGATTTATTTCAAGACGGTATGCTTCTCTCCCAAGTTTGCAATCAGAAATTAGAGATAGTGGAACAGAAGATCGAAACCCTTTTAGAAGGAAATGACGGTCTAGAAGTGAAGTCTATCGAGCTTGAGGAGGAACGTTAG
- the dxs gene encoding 1-deoxy-D-xylulose-5-phosphate synthase yields MLLQKINSPDQLKTLSLQEMEQLAREIRQFLVEKLSRTGGHLASNLGVVELTIALHYVFNSPQDKLIWDVGHQSYVHKILTGRIDLFDTLRKYKGLSGFPKRSESVHDVWETGHSSTSLSAAMGMAIARDLKKEDSQVVAIIGDGALTGGMALEALNHIGHEQKNLIAILNDNEMSIAPNVGALHNHLGKLRTDQHYKKVKEDLDHLLRKIPAVGGKLLKTAERIKDSLKYLVVSGILFEELGFTYLGPIDGHNLPELLECLNQATHTEGPVLVHVVTKKGKGYAPAEADSYTWHGVSPYKIESGEMMKKAGPPSYAKVFGDTMIKMAEQEPSLVAITPAMPGGSGLTSFSEQYPERFYDVGIAEQHAVTLAAGLATQGMKPVCSIYSTFLQRGYDQVVHDVTRQNLNVIFAIDRSGFVGEDGETHHGLYDIGFLRSQPNIVIMMPKDENDFQHMLYTSMKYSDGPIAVRYPRGGGLGIPMDEQLQEIPIGKSVIVEEGSQVAILALGNMVELALEAADHVKQEGIQPMVIDARFVKPLDHDLLIRLAKERYHLITVEEATVAGGFGSAVLEFYAEHGYHDMTVEMIGVPDVLVEHGSSTEQRREIGLTAEAIAKKTIQLWPRKRQRA; encoded by the coding sequence TTGTTATTACAAAAAATCAACTCTCCTGATCAATTAAAAACATTATCTTTGCAAGAGATGGAACAGCTTGCTCGCGAGATCCGACAATTCTTAGTTGAAAAGCTGTCTAGGACTGGGGGGCATTTAGCGTCTAACCTTGGGGTTGTTGAGCTGACGATTGCTCTGCACTATGTTTTCAATAGTCCGCAAGATAAATTGATTTGGGATGTCGGACATCAGTCCTATGTGCATAAGATTTTAACGGGTCGCATCGATTTGTTTGATACATTAAGAAAGTATAAAGGGTTATCTGGATTCCCTAAGCGCAGCGAAAGTGTCCACGATGTTTGGGAAACTGGGCATAGCAGCACATCTTTATCAGCGGCGATGGGGATGGCGATAGCCCGTGACTTGAAAAAGGAAGACAGTCAAGTTGTCGCGATTATTGGTGATGGCGCTTTGACCGGGGGAATGGCCTTGGAAGCGTTAAACCATATAGGTCATGAACAAAAGAATTTAATTGCTATTTTAAATGATAACGAAATGTCGATTGCGCCGAACGTCGGCGCGTTGCATAATCACTTGGGCAAATTACGCACAGATCAACACTATAAAAAGGTGAAAGAAGATCTGGATCATTTATTACGTAAAATTCCAGCTGTGGGCGGGAAGTTATTAAAAACAGCAGAACGAATTAAAGATAGTCTAAAATACTTAGTCGTGTCAGGTATCCTATTTGAGGAACTTGGTTTTACTTATCTCGGACCGATCGATGGGCATAACCTGCCAGAATTATTAGAGTGTCTCAACCAGGCGACCCATACGGAAGGACCTGTGCTCGTACATGTCGTTACCAAAAAGGGGAAAGGATATGCGCCAGCCGAAGCGGACTCCTACACGTGGCATGGGGTTAGTCCTTACAAAATCGAATCCGGAGAAATGATGAAAAAGGCGGGACCGCCTTCGTATGCTAAAGTATTTGGCGACACGATGATTAAGATGGCGGAACAAGAACCGTCGTTGGTCGCAATCACACCGGCAATGCCTGGCGGATCGGGCTTAACCTCATTTTCAGAACAATACCCAGAGCGCTTTTATGATGTCGGAATCGCGGAACAACACGCGGTTACACTTGCCGCTGGACTTGCGACGCAAGGGATGAAACCTGTATGTTCTATCTACTCTACATTCCTGCAACGCGGTTATGATCAAGTTGTTCATGACGTTACACGACAAAACTTAAATGTTATTTTTGCGATTGACCGATCCGGTTTTGTTGGTGAAGACGGAGAAACTCATCATGGTTTATATGATATTGGTTTTCTGAGAAGTCAACCTAACATTGTAATCATGATGCCAAAAGACGAAAATGATTTTCAACATATGTTATATACGAGTATGAAATATTCAGACGGTCCAATCGCTGTTAGATATCCTCGCGGCGGTGGGCTAGGTATCCCGATGGACGAACAGCTTCAAGAAATTCCGATTGGAAAATCGGTCATTGTGGAAGAAGGCAGCCAAGTTGCGATCCTGGCGTTAGGTAATATGGTGGAATTGGCTTTAGAAGCGGCCGATCACGTGAAGCAAGAAGGGATTCAGCCGATGGTGATTGATGCCCGTTTTGTAAAACCATTGGACCACGATTTATTGATTCGTTTGGCGAAAGAGCGCTATCACCTCATTACGGTTGAGGAAGCGACTGTGGCGGGCGGATTTGGATCTGCGGTGCTTGAGTTTTATGCGGAACACGGTTACCACGATATGACTGTGGAAATGATCGGCGTGCCGGATGTGTTGGTCGAACATGGCAGTTCCACAGAACAACGCAGGGAAATTGGGTTAACGGCGGAAGCGATTGCGAAAAAGACAATCCAATTATGGCCCAGAAAAAGGCAGCGGGCGTAA
- a CDS encoding CAP domain-containing protein, producing the protein MVKKGLTFVLLCLLGMMAFFVTDGMESFEWDEIETKLSALSTFVDDEQEKASEQVIQDPVLDESDSRGIYGVYIGQSASEALTILGSPQRKEPSALGYEWWVYQRDGVHFLQIGVTDDGQIVDLYSASEDWRYQGIALGTSEEIRNEQISFAPNISFTYDGADFTLTDAINERALTIIDDIPVLFYLDQHDDNKVAGIRFIAKEYLVKSKLYAIRWTYFATQPDTQPPALTAEQQADVERGIERQIFDLTNGTRARLGLPLLQWNEQAAEVARAHSADMRQGDFFDHVSATTGLDPFERLRQHGTTFRAAGENIAMGYMDAIETHHGWMNSLGHRENIIHPQFSTLGVGVVGIYSAQNFVTP; encoded by the coding sequence ATGGTAAAAAAAGGGCTGACATTTGTTTTGTTGTGTTTGCTTGGGATGATGGCTTTTTTCGTAACGGATGGAATGGAATCATTTGAATGGGATGAGATTGAAACAAAGTTGTCAGCGCTATCTACGTTCGTTGATGATGAACAAGAAAAAGCAAGCGAGCAGGTCATCCAAGATCCCGTGTTAGATGAGTCTGATTCGCGCGGTATTTATGGTGTGTATATTGGTCAATCGGCTAGTGAAGCGCTGACCATTCTTGGATCGCCGCAGCGGAAGGAACCGAGCGCGCTCGGGTATGAGTGGTGGGTTTATCAACGCGATGGTGTTCATTTCTTGCAAATTGGAGTGACAGATGACGGGCAAATCGTCGATCTTTACTCAGCTAGCGAAGACTGGCGCTATCAAGGCATTGCGCTTGGGACGTCGGAAGAAATACGTAACGAACAAATTTCGTTTGCTCCAAATATTTCATTTACGTATGATGGGGCTGACTTTACGTTGACAGATGCGATCAATGAACGGGCTCTAACGATCATTGACGACATCCCCGTTCTTTTTTACTTGGACCAACATGATGATAATAAAGTGGCGGGGATTCGATTTATCGCTAAGGAATATCTTGTAAAGAGCAAATTGTACGCGATCCGTTGGACTTATTTTGCGACACAGCCTGACACGCAACCGCCTGCGCTAACAGCCGAACAGCAAGCGGATGTGGAACGCGGGATCGAACGACAGATCTTTGATTTAACGAATGGAACGCGGGCGCGCCTCGGATTGCCACTGTTGCAGTGGAATGAACAAGCGGCTGAAGTGGCGAGAGCGCATAGCGCGGATATGCGGCAAGGCGACTTTTTTGATCATGTGTCTGCCACGACGGGTCTTGATCCTTTTGAACGGTTGCGTCAACACGGAACGACTTTCCGCGCTGCTGGGGAAAATATCGCAATGGGCTATATGGATGCGATTGAAACCCATCACGGTTGGATGAACTCGCTTGGCCATCGTGAAAACATCATTCATCCCCAGTTTTCGACATTGGGGGTTGGTGTGGTCGGAATATACAGCGCCCAAAACTTTGTTACGCCGTAA
- the spo0A gene encoding sporulation transcription factor Spo0A produces the protein MNTINVVLADDNKEFTELLKEYINSQEDMEVTGVAFNGNEVLQIFENEGIPDVLILDIIMPHLDGLAVLESIRDMDSGRQPKVIMLTAFGQEEVTKKAVELGASYYILKPFDMDVLANRIRQVAGSSSSYTIKPIVKTPTAASTAKSLDQNITSIIHEIGVPAHIKGYMYLREAITMVYNDVELLGSITKVLYPDIAKKFNTTASRVERAIRHAIEVAWSRGNMDSIGTLFGYTVSNTKAKPTNSEFIAMVADKLRIEHQVG, from the coding sequence GTGAATACCATTAACGTGGTTTTAGCAGATGATAATAAAGAATTTACTGAACTTTTGAAGGAGTATATTAATAGTCAAGAAGATATGGAAGTAACAGGTGTTGCTTTTAATGGAAATGAAGTATTGCAGATTTTTGAAAACGAGGGTATTCCTGATGTGCTAATCCTTGATATTATTATGCCGCATTTGGATGGGTTAGCTGTCTTAGAAAGTATCCGCGATATGGATTCCGGTCGTCAACCCAAGGTCATCATGTTAACCGCCTTTGGTCAAGAGGAAGTAACGAAGAAAGCGGTCGAACTTGGCGCCTCTTACTACATTTTAAAACCATTCGATATGGATGTTCTCGCTAACCGTATTCGCCAAGTAGCGGGCAGCAGTAGTTCCTATACGATCAAACCGATTGTGAAAACACCGACAGCGGCGAGCACGGCAAAATCATTGGACCAAAACATTACGTCGATTATCCATGAGATCGGGGTTCCTGCCCATATTAAAGGATATATGTACTTACGTGAAGCCATCACGATGGTCTACAATGATGTCGAGTTGCTCGGCTCGATCACGAAAGTATTGTATCCAGATATCGCTAAAAAGTTTAATACGACAGCAAGCCGTGTTGAACGGGCGATTCGTCACGCCATTGAAGTCGCTTGGTCTCGAGGAAACATGGATTCAATCGGCACGCTCTTTGGCTACACCGTCAGTAATACAAAAGCGAAGCCTACGAATTCAGAATTTATCGCGATGGTTGCTGATAAACTACGCATCGAGCATCAAGTTGGCTGA